A genomic region of Staphylococcus roterodami contains the following coding sequences:
- the rpmG gene encoding 50S ribosomal protein L33 has protein sequence MRKIPLNCEVCGNRNYNVPKQEGSATRLTLKKYCPKCNTHTIHKESK, from the coding sequence GTGAGAAAAATACCTTTAAATTGTGAGGTTTGTGGCAATAGAAATTACAATGTTCCTAAGCAAGAAGGCTCGGCAACAAGATTAACTTTAAAGAAATATTGTCCGAAATGTAACACGCACACAATTCATAAAGAATCGAAATAA
- the rplJ gene encoding 50S ribosomal protein L10 produces the protein MSAIIEAKKQLVDEIAEVLSNSVSTVIVDYRGLTVAEVTDLRSQLREAGVEYKVYKNTMVRRAAEKAGIEGLDEFLTGPTAIATSSEDAVAAAKVISGFAKDHEALEIKSGVMEGNVITAEEVKTVGSLPSHDGLVSMLLSVLQAPVRNFAYAVKAIGEQKEENAE, from the coding sequence ATGTCTGCTATCATTGAAGCTAAAAAACAATTAGTTGATGAAATCGCTGAGGTACTATCAAATTCAGTTTCTACAGTAATCGTTGACTATCGTGGATTAACAGTAGCTGAAGTTACTGACTTACGTTCACAATTACGTGAAGCTGGTGTTGAGTATAAAGTATACAAAAACACTATGGTACGTCGTGCAGCTGAAAAAGCTGGTATCGAAGGCTTAGATGAATTCTTAACAGGTCCTACTGCTATTGCAACTTCAAGTGAAGATGCTGTAGCTGCAGCGAAAGTAATTTCTGGATTTGCTAAAGATCATGAAGCGTTAGAAATTAAATCAGGCGTTATGGAAGGCAATGTTATTACAGCAGAAGAAGTTAAGACTGTTGGTTCATTACCTTCACACGATGGTCTTGTATCTATGCTTTTATCAGTATTACAAGCTCCTGTACGCAACTTCGCTTATGCGGTTAAAGCTATTGGAGAACAAAAAGAAGAAAACGCTGAATAA
- the secE gene encoding preprotein translocase subunit SecE, with amino-acid sequence MAKKESFFKGVKSEMEKTSWPTKEELFKYTVIVVSTVIFFLVFFYALDLGITALKNLLFG; translated from the coding sequence ATGGCTAAAAAAGAAAGTTTCTTTAAAGGCGTTAAGTCTGAAATGGAAAAAACAAGTTGGCCGACGAAAGAAGAGCTATTTAAATATACTGTAATTGTAGTCTCTACTGTTATATTCTTCTTAGTCTTTTTCTATGCCTTAGATTTAGGAATTACAGCATTGAAAAATTTATTATTTGGTTAG
- the rplK gene encoding 50S ribosomal protein L11 produces the protein MAKKVDKVVKLQIPAGKANPAPPVGPALGQAGVNIMGFCKEFNARTQDQAGLIIPVEISVYEDRSFTFITKTPPAPVLLKKAAGIEKGSGEPNKTKVATVTKDQVREIANSKMQDLNAADEEAAMRIIEGTARSMGIVVE, from the coding sequence GTGGCTAAAAAAGTAGATAAAGTTGTTAAATTACAAATTCCTGCAGGTAAAGCGAATCCAGCACCACCAGTTGGTCCAGCATTAGGTCAAGCAGGTGTGAACATCATGGGATTCTGTAAAGAGTTCAATGCACGTACTCAAGATCAAGCAGGTTTAATTATTCCGGTAGAAATCAGTGTTTATGAAGATCGTTCATTTACATTCATTACAAAAACTCCACCGGCTCCAGTATTACTTAAAAAAGCAGCTGGTATTGAAAAAGGTTCTGGTGAACCAAACAAAACTAAAGTTGCTACAGTAACTAAAGATCAAGTACGCGAAATTGCTAACAGCAAAATGCAAGACTTAAACGCTGCAGACGAAGAAGCAGCTATGCGTATTATCGAAGGTACTGCACGTAGTATGGGTATCGTTGTAGAATAA
- the nusG gene encoding transcription termination/antitermination protein NusG, with amino-acid sequence MSEEVGAKRWYAVHTYSGYENKVKKNLEKRVESMNMTEQIFRVVIPEEEETQVKDGKAKTTVKKTFPGYVLVELIMTDESWYVVRNTPGVTGFVGSAGAGSKPNPLLPDEVRFILKQMGLKEKTIDVELEVGEQVRIKSGPFANQVGEVQEIETDKFKLTVLVDMFGRETPVEVEFDQIEKL; translated from the coding sequence ATGTCTGAAGAAGTTGGCGCAAAGCGTTGGTATGCAGTGCATACATATTCTGGATATGAAAACAAAGTTAAAAAGAATTTAGAAAAAAGAGTAGAATCTATGAATATGACTGAACAAATCTTTAGAGTAGTCATACCGGAAGAAGAAGAAACTCAAGTAAAAGATGGTAAAGCTAAAACAACGGTTAAGAAGACATTTCCTGGCTATGTTTTAGTGGAATTAATAATGACGGACGAATCTTGGTATGTAGTTAGAAATACGCCAGGTGTTACTGGGTTTGTTGGATCTGCTGGTGCAGGATCAAAACCAAATCCATTATTGCCAGATGAAGTACGTTTTATTCTAAAACAAATGGGACTTAAAGAAAAAACAATCGATGTAGAACTCGAAGTTGGTGAACAAGTCCGTATTAAATCTGGTCCGTTTGCAAATCAAGTTGGTGAAGTTCAAGAAATTGAAACAGATAAGTTTAAGTTAACAGTTTTAGTAGATATGTTTGGACGTGAAACACCAGTTGAAGTTGAATTTGACCAAATTGAAAAGCTTTAA
- the rplA gene encoding 50S ribosomal protein L1: MAKKGKKYQEAASKVDRTQHYSVEEAIKLAKETSIANFDASVEVAFRLGIDTRKNDQQIRGAVVLPNGTGKSQSVLVFAKGDKIAEAEAAGADYVGEAEYVQKIQQGWFDFDVVVATPDMMGEVGKLGRVLGPKGLMPNPKTGTVTMDVKKAVEEIKAGKVEYRAEKAGIVHASIGKVSFTDEQLIENFNTLQDVLAKAKPSSAKGTYFKSVAVTTTMGPGVKIDTASFK, from the coding sequence ATGGCTAAAAAAGGTAAAAAGTATCAAGAAGCAGCTAGTAAAGTTGACCGTACTCAGCACTACAGTGTTGAAGAAGCAATTAAATTAGCTAAAGAAACAAGCATTGCTAACTTTGACGCTTCTGTTGAAGTTGCATTCCGTTTAGGAATTGATACACGTAAAAATGACCAACAAATCCGTGGTGCAGTAGTACTACCTAACGGAACTGGTAAATCACAAAGTGTATTAGTATTCGCTAAAGGCGATAAAATTGCTGAAGCTGAGGCAGCAGGTGCTGACTATGTAGGTGAAGCAGAATACGTTCAAAAAATCCAACAAGGTTGGTTTGACTTCGATGTAGTTGTTGCTACACCAGATATGATGGGTGAAGTTGGTAAATTAGGTCGTGTATTAGGACCTAAAGGTTTAATGCCAAACCCTAAAACTGGAACTGTAACAATGGATGTTAAAAAAGCTGTTGAAGAAATCAAAGCTGGTAAAGTAGAATACCGTGCTGAAAAAGCTGGTATCGTACATGCATCAATTGGTAAAGTTTCATTCACTGATGAACAATTAATCGAAAACTTCAATACTTTACAAGATGTATTAGCTAAAGCTAAACCATCATCTGCTAAAGGTACTTACTTCAAATCTGTTGCTGTAACTACAACAATGGGTCCTGGAGTTAAAATTGATACTGCAAGTTTCAAATAA